Proteins co-encoded in one Aethina tumida isolate Nest 87 chromosome 7, icAetTumi1.1, whole genome shotgun sequence genomic window:
- the LOC109609403 gene encoding RIB43A-like with coiled-coils protein 2 has protein sequence MLSLNFMTDKDKEEAAKLERRRIAEEERKKRIFDPRWRLFGIDSQYLEMQIAENKKRREEEKRIDEVFINQLKHADEIAVALAEKDRKERQQIDIEINKFRQSYQRPEHSREFDLNDPNRIKKQLPTRIDDNDPRLGPSSAQKFEGEDLANQERIKVQREQLKAWLDQQLSEKKQAKEDRKVALDHYRAAVISRDNKILELAEMERSCKRKLDYAIQKFNTALVEERKIRDKELDRQTKQDNLAEIYNVMTSDMLSENPGAADSNFGPGRKIASMFKGMTKEQKMKMRKEQMDQIYEKQKLKEMEKRFDKEYAEYFLETQKSVDILDKLNEKERMNIIYKMTEENKKLAEEQKNRKEYLYKIVYNNTPTEEFYKQFNTTTR, from the exons ATGTTGAGCCTAAACTTCATGACGGACAAGGATAAAGAGGAGGCGGCCAAGTTGGAGCGGCGAAGGATCGCCGAGGAGGAAAGAAAAAAGCGAATCTTTGATCCTAGATGGAGGCTGTTTGGG ATTGACTCGCAATATTTGGAAATGCAAattgctgaaaacaaaaaacgaAGAGAGGAAGAGAAACGCATCGACGAAGTGTTCATAAACCAACTGAAGCACGCAGACGAGATCGCTGTTGCTCTTGCAGAAAAGGACAGGAag GAACGACAACAAATTGATATCGAAATCAACAAATTCCGACAAAGTTACCAAAGACCAGAGCACAGCAGAGAATTTGACCTGAATGATCCAAACCGCATAAAGAAACAACTGCCAACTCGTATCGACGACAACGATCCACGTCTTGGACCCTCCTCAGCTCAAAA attcgaGGGTGAAGATTTGGCTAATCAAGAACGTATCAAGGTACAACGTGAACAATTAAAAGCGTGGCTAGACCAACAATTGTCTGAAAAAAAACAAGCGAAGGAAGATAGAAAAGTGGCTTTGGATCATTATAGAGCAGCAGTCATATCCAGAGACAACAAAATTCTGGAATTAGCCGAAATGGAAAGGAGTTGCAAGAGAAAATTGGATTATGCCATTCAGAAGTTCAACACTGCACTG GTTGAAGAAAGAAAGATAAGGGACAAAGAACTTGACAGACAGACGAAACAAGATAATTTGGCAGAAATTTACAATGTGATGACCAGTGACATGCTGAGTGAAAATCCAGGAGCTGCTGATAGTAATTTTGGACCAGGTAGAAAAATTGCCTCCATGTTCAAAGGAATGACTAAAGAGCAAAAAATGAAGATGCGAAAGGAACAAATGGATCAAATTTATGAGAAACaa aaattaaaagaaatggaAAAAAGATTTGACAAAGAGTACGCAGAGTACTTTTTGGAAACGCAAAAATCTGTCGACATTttggataaattaaatgaaaaagagAGAAT GAACATCATTTATAAGATgactgaagaaaataaaaagttggcGGAGGAACAGAAGAATAGGAAAGAAtacttatacaaaattgtgtaCAATAATACTCCAACTGAAGAATTCTACAAGCAATTTAATACAACTACAAGATAA
- the LOC126266281 gene encoding RIB43A-like with coiled-coils protein 2 has translation MLNLTRMTKQERKEAAKIQLRRIREEERKKRIFNPRTRIIGVDANALQEQVEENRKKLEEEKKLNDYFIQYLRDADRLAIEMGEQEKLARMKIEQQINNFRKEYQKPETRREYDLNDPNFLKKQLPARISDDDPRLGPSSAQIFVGENLLEKQRLLVQKEQTKAYLEQQMKERRMAEEQRKLSEEMYGNAVACKDKKAQELADLEQELRRKLYCATQKFNQALVS, from the exons atgttaaatttaacTCGTATGACGAAACAAGAGCGAAAAGAGGCtgcaaaaatacaattaagaaGAATTCGAGAGGAAGAAAGAaaaaagagaatatttaacccAAGAACTAGAATAATTGGC GTCGATGCAAACGCACTTCAGGAACAAGTCGAAGAAAACAGAAAGAAAttggaagaagaaaaaaagttaaatgattattttatacagtatttgCGAGATGCAGATAGACTTGCAATTGAAATGGGTGAACAAGAAAAACTG gccAGAATGAAAATAGAGcaacaaataaacaacttCAGAAAAGAATATCAAAAGCCAGAAACACGTAGAgaatatgatttaaatgatccaaattttttaaaaaagcaatTACCAGCCAGAATAAGCGATGACGATCCAAGATTGGGACCATCCTCAGCTCAAAT ATTTGTCGGAGAAAATTTGCTGGAGAAACAAAGATTACTAGTACAGAAAGAGCAAACTAAAGCTTATTTAGAACAGCAGATGAAGGAAAGACGAATGGCTGAAGAGCAACGTAAACTGTCTGAAGAAATGTATGGAAATGCTGTTGCTTGCAAAGATAAGAAAGCTCAGGAGCTGGCTGACTTAGAACAGGAATTGCGAAGAAAGTTATATTGTGCCACTCAGAAGTTCAATCAGGCATTGgtgagttaa
- the LOC109609385 gene encoding RIB43A-like with coiled-coils protein 1 — translation MTEEEIAEYRKYQVEQIEEKKRLKDEEKDLEKRFYDYFDEMHRKVKEIDDELEENRKKFAKTLEEQNLKLAKEQKDNNDLFNRYGLTNVPNELYFNQFNQSTR, via the exons ATGACAGAAGAAGAAATTGCTGAGTATCGAAAGTATCAAGTAGAGCAAATTGAGGAGAagaaa aggcTTAAAGACGAAGAAAAAGATCTAGAAAAACGGTTTTACGATTACTTTGATGAAATGCACAGAAAAGTGAAAGAAATTGATGATGAACTTGAAGAGAATCGAAA GAAATTTGCCAAAACTCTGGAAGAACAAAACTTGAAACTTGCCAAAGAACAGAAGGATAATAATGATCTTTTTAATAGATATGGTTTAACTAATGTTCCAaacgaattatattttaatcaattcaatcaatcaactagataa
- the LOC109609390 gene encoding histone deacetylase 11, whose translation MESNLYVDILNNQLPIIYRKEYNVYFMGLEKLHPFDAKKWGNIFKFLEEFGLISKETVTVPNEAKKKDLLMVHSEKYLKSLKNSCRVACIAEVIPLVLVPNFLVQKAYLKPMRFQTGGSILAGKLAVEKGWAINLGGGFHHCSAVKGGGFCAYADITLLIKHVVKFYPEIKKILIVDLDAHQGNGYEHDFKYSDKVYILDVYNRHIYPKDKIAKQYIRRKVELNMFVEDGEYLNKVKKNLLEALEEFHPNLVVYNAGTDVLKGDPLGALSISSDGIIKRDEIVFSNIRKKNIPIVMLTSGGYQKSTAKIIATSIKNLYDKQLIEKPNI comes from the exons atgga aagtaatttatacgtcgatattttaaataatcagttGCCAATAATTTACCGAAAAGAatacaatgtatattttatgggTTTGGAAAAATTGCATCCTTTTGATGCTAAAAAATGGGGTAACATTTTTAAG TTCTTGGAAGAGTTTGGACTGATTTCTAAAGAGACTGTTACAGTGCCAAATGAAGCAAAGAAGAAAGACTTGTTAATGGTACATTcggaaaagtatttaaaaagtttaaag aataGTTGCAGAGTTGCTTGTATAGCAGAAGTAATTCCATTGGTGCTAGTGCCAAATTTTTTAGTACAAAAAGCGTATTTAAAACCAATGAG atttcaaaCAGGGGGCTCAATATTAGCAGGAAAGCTGGCCGTTGAAAAAGGTTGGGCCATAAACTTAGGCGGAGGTTTCCATCATTGTTCCGCTGTAAAAGGAGGAGGATTTTGCGCTTATGCAGATAtaacattgttaataaaacatgttgTTAAATTCTATCCAGAGATTAAGAAGATTTTAATTGTGGATCTGGACGCTCATCAAGGAAATGGCTATGaacatgattttaaatatagtgataaagtttatattttggaTGTTTATAATAGACATATTTACCCAAAAGATAAAATTGCCAAACAGTATATTAGGAGGAAAGTGGAACTCAATATGTTCGTGGAAGATGGTGAATATCTGAACAAAgtcaaaaa aaacttaTTAGAAGCTTTGGAAGAATTTCATCCAAATCTGGTTGTTTACAACGCTGGAACAGACGTTTTAAAAGGAGATCCTTTAGGAGCATTATCTATTTCTTCCGAT ggTATTATCAAAAGAgatgaaattgttttttcaaatattcggAAGAAAAATATCCCGATAGTGATGTTAACAAGTGGTGGTTATCAAAAATCGACTGCTAAAATAATTGCGACTTCAATCAAGAACTTATATGATAagcaattaattgaaaagccaaatatttaa
- the LOC109609389 gene encoding sodium channel and clathrin linker 1, giving the protein MNTERELNYSNLDQQTTILEYEIIIGELTNELDNVKKEHSILKSKITSLVEENNNLSKQYNDLLVEKINVDHKENDITQNLQQQIHFLTKEKESSTKLWQNAVKTIDSLEQDLRIYQSGVDGFVPKKDVSKLKHSYDERIRHLSSELSFAKEKLQEMSKSNSNTLVAKFSEFDKSLEVQENSFKIIHNLEQEILSLQQRLQEFGDVRQKLEKKLKDQEKEVSTVQKKNEVCVEKVKESLRVVEAALIEKDAALMREKELKDKIVELNNNLSDQIKQSDDKLINEISRLKEQYEEKLRDTEKAMRVIEDELRMKTFEMQKYVEKCELLDHEIERFTKGTIHLDENSTSKLLVLEKNLEATFQKLLISEKQNVSLQAQADAIKNDMDEMSRHFERDIKNRDIEKVGLQQRIKQLQAELDEATSKSVKESDKIEMLQHKMMNMEKEFNENLENKERYLKNVHTTEISELKQGFKEKIEALTSQLERQRDLNDKWRIECNNITENLERLIRDLKNEMYRVKKENKKLTKRLKEQDRRANEYKSFLQILSEDVTKISEKAIIEKDT; this is encoded by the exons ATGAATACTGAAAGGGAATTAAACTATTCTAACCT GGATCAACAAACTACCATACTGGAGTACGAAATTATTATAGGGGAACTCACGAATGAGCTAGATAacgtaaaa aaagaaCATTCAATTCtcaaatcaaaaataacaagCCTGGTggaagaaaacaataatttatcaaagcaATACAATGATTTGTtagttgaaaaaattaatgttgaccACAAGGAGAACGATATCACCCAAAATTTGCAAcaacaaatacattttcttACAAAAGAGAAGGAGAGCTCAACTAAATTATGGCAGAATGCGGTAAAAACTATAGATTCATTGGAGCAAGATTTACGAATTTATCAAAGTGGGGTGGATGGATTTGTTCCTAAAAAAGATGTGTCCAAA ctAAAGCATAGTTATGATGAACGAATTCGCCATTTAAGCAGTGAATTGAGTTTTGCTAAGGAAAAGCTACAAGAAATGTCCAAAAGCAATTCAAATACATTGGTGgcaaaattttcagaattcGATAAATCTTTGGAAGTCCAGGAAAACTCGTTTAAAATCATTCACAATTTGGAACAAGAAATTTTAAGCCTGCAACAAAGACTTCAAGAGTTTGGAGACGTCAGACAGAAGCTGGAAAAGAAACTGAAGGATCAAGAAAAAGAAGTTTCAACGGTACAAAAAAAGAACGAAGTCTGCGTGGAAAAAGTGAAGGAATCATTACGGGTTGTAGAAGCAGCTTTAATAGAGAAAGATGCTGCTTTAATGAGAGAAAAAGAACTAAAGGACAAAATTGTAGAACTAAACAACAATCTTTCAGATCAAATCAAACAATCAGATGATAaacttattaatgaaatttcacGGCTTAAAGAACAATACGAAGAAAAATTGCGGGATACTGAAAAAGCAATGCGGGTAATTGAAGACGAATTAAGAATGAAAACTTTTGAGATGCAAAAGTACGTGGAAAAATGCGAGTTACTGGATCACGAAATTGAACGTTTTACCAAGGGCACAATCCACTTGGACGAAAACAGTACTTCTAAATTGCtggttttagaaaaaaatttagaagctACGTTCCAAAAATTG ctGATTTCAGAGAAGCAAAATGTTTCGCTTCAAGCTCAAGCAGAtgctattaaaaatgatatggACGAAATGTCGAGGCATTTCGAAAGGGACATAAAAAACAGGGATATTGAAAAGGTTGGGTTGCAGCAAAgaattaaacagttacaagCGGAACTAGATGAAGCTACCTCAAAATCTGTTAAAGAATctgataaaattgaaatgttgcAGCACAAAATGATGAATATGGAAAAGGAATTTAATgagaatttagaaaataaagaaag GTATTTGAAAAACGTACATACAACGGAAATATCAGAATTAAAACAAGGGttcaaagaaaaaattgagGCGTTAACTTCGCAATTGGAACGACAGCGCGACTTAAACGACAAATGGAGAATCGAGTGTAACAATATAACTGAAAATTTAGAACGGCTTATAAGAGATCTGAAAAACGAAATGTACAGAGTTAAAAAAGAGAACAAAAAGCTGACCAAACGGTTAAAAGAACAAGATCGAAGGGCAAACGAATATAAAagctttttacaaattttgtcTGAAGATGTTacgaaaatatctgaaaaggCAATCATTGAAAAGGACACATGA
- the LOC109609395 gene encoding GRB2-associated-binding protein 1 isoform X2 yields the protein MAKSSQEVVFEGWLTKSPPDKRIFRARWRKRYFSLTNTGELPGQYVLTYYTDRHCRKLKGTINLDACEQVDLGLAFREKNLKLDHVFDIKTPTRTYYLAAETEEEMKSWVDNICKVCGLKSSEDAGTLNATDDFAAVEEIDMTTETPPISPVSTNPYIPISECISGKTPVLDPKILNQHGHDFQKLLEYNMRNSFFPNDHHTNEAYDVAPQRAYMNYVNDLPAVQSAQSQHPDPRFYDSPRKLVPPHAGGSLDLSRHEYKNTSPLQSPTDSESVFTDDDWVHNASFDNNTSKNTRPSDSSNDIEIPAAQRFVKADTAKSGAVIAPPRPPKPAHITPNTQPCYLNLNVTPTKSSTNNEEESKPTKDLGRVVVSDEMYDFPRSHNIETETTLRGTSQRRHCYSNAAPANVEGTVFRYDMAPGETTPSLHVDDDEPNSPHSQTSSRSAYSNLPSPLLVGEQTGQLMPPPAVDRGLKPKRKLSDTHSIGSVQEPASPRGAPSVDRKLKPPTPLQEAHMRKTFNPDDERKIRAAPSPSFLPQNAFLSHSLGRSHESLLNRQDNLYVVCSKMQYLDLDLDLDMTNSGSVNKSKPVKENETDTVYKKVDFTKTNAFNLTRNNLEKERQEPVMFKKQ from the exons ATGGCCAAAAGTAGCCAGGAAGTCGTGTTTGAGGGCTGGCTTACGAAATCGCCTCCCGACAAGCGTATCTTTCGAGCG CGATGGAGGAAACGTTACTTCTCGCTGACAAACACTGGAGAACTGCCTGGACAGTATGTGCTCACTTATTACACAGACAGACACTGTAGGAAACTGAAAGGCACCATAAATTTGGATGCATGCGAACAGGTGGACTTGGGACTGGCATTCAGGGAGAAGAATCTCAAACTGGATCATGTGTTTGATATAAAAACGCCCACTAGAACCTACTATTTAGCTGCGGAGACTGAGGAAGAGATGAAGTCTTGGGtggataatatttgtaaagtcTGTGGACTGAAGTCATCTGAGGATGCTG GAACTTTGAATGCGACAGATGATTTTGCTGCCGTTGAAGAGATAGATATGACAACAGAGACTCCCCCTATTTCGCCAGTCAGCACAAATCCTTACATCCCCATTTCAGAATGTATTTCTGGAAAGACGCCAGTTCTCGATCCAAAG ATATTGAACCAGCATGGGCACGACTTCCAAAAACTACTGGAATATAATATGCGAAATTCCTTCTTCCCCAATGACCACCATACGAACGAGGCGTACGACGTGGCGCCCCAGCGAGCCTACATGAACTACGTAAACGACCTACCGGCTGTCCAGAGCGCTCAGTCCCAACATCCCGACCCCCGGTTCTACGATTCCCCGCGTAAGCTGGTACCACCGCACGCGGGCGGCAGTCTCGACTTATCGCGGCACGAGTACAAGAACACTTCACCTCTTCAGAGTCCAACGGATTCGGAGAGCGTCTTCACCGACGACGATTGGGTTCACAACGCTTCCTTCGATAACA acACGTCGAAGAATACAAGGCCGTCGGATTCATCGAACGACATCGAGATTCCTGCTGCCCAGAGATTCGTCAAAGCCGACACGGCGAAAAGTGGGGCCGTTATAGCACCTCCCAGACCGCCAAAACCTGCCCACATCACCCCGAATACACAACCCTGTTACCTGAACTTAAATGTCACGCCTACTAAGTCAAG CACAAACAATGAAGAAGAATCTAAGCCAACCAAGGATTTGGGG CGAGTGGTCGTGTCTGACGAAATGTACGACTTCCCGCGTTCACACAACATCGAAACTGAAACGACTTTACGGGGCACGTCTCAACGGCGCCATTGCTACTCTAACGCAGCGCCCGCCAACGTCGAGGGTACAGTCTTCCGTTACGACATGGCACCGGGGGAGACGACGCCCTCCCTGCACGTCGACGACGACGAACCGAATTCGCCACACTCACAGACGTCGTCGCGTAGCGCCTACTCGAATCTACCGAGTCCCCTGCTGGTGGGCGAACAGACGGGACAACTGATGCCGCCGCCGGCCGTCGACCGGGGACTCAAGCCGAAAAGGAAGCTATCGGACACGCATTCTATTGGCTCGGTGCAGGAGCCAGCCTCCCCCAGGGGTGCACCTTCCGTCGACAGGAAACTAAAGCCTCCAACACCACTTCAA gaggCCCACATGAGGAAGACGTTTAATCCGGATGACGAAAGGAAAATTCGGGCGGCACCGAGTCCCTCATTTTTGCCACAGAATGCGTTCCTGTCGCACAGTTTGGGCCGCTCTCATGAATCTCTGCTGAACCGCCAGGACAACTTGTATGTCGTGTGTAGTAAAATGCAATACTTAGATCTCGATTTAGACCTGGATATGACGAATTCCGGATCTGTTAACAAGTCGAAGCCGGTTAAAGAAAATGAAACCGACACAGTTTACAAAAAGGTGGATTTCACGAAAACGAATGCGTTCAATTTGACACGTAACAATTTGGAAAAAGAAAGGCAGGAGCCAGTTATGTTTAAGAAACAATGA
- the LOC109609395 gene encoding GRB2-associated-binding protein 1 isoform X1, producing MAKSSQEVVFEGWLTKSPPDKRIFRARWRKRYFSLTNTGELPGQYVLTYYTDRHCRKLKGTINLDACEQVDLGLAFREKNLKLDHVFDIKTPTRTYYLAAETEEEMKSWVDNICKVCGLKSSEDAVSGTLNATDDFAAVEEIDMTTETPPISPVSTNPYIPISECISGKTPVLDPKILNQHGHDFQKLLEYNMRNSFFPNDHHTNEAYDVAPQRAYMNYVNDLPAVQSAQSQHPDPRFYDSPRKLVPPHAGGSLDLSRHEYKNTSPLQSPTDSESVFTDDDWVHNASFDNNTSKNTRPSDSSNDIEIPAAQRFVKADTAKSGAVIAPPRPPKPAHITPNTQPCYLNLNVTPTKSSTNNEEESKPTKDLGRVVVSDEMYDFPRSHNIETETTLRGTSQRRHCYSNAAPANVEGTVFRYDMAPGETTPSLHVDDDEPNSPHSQTSSRSAYSNLPSPLLVGEQTGQLMPPPAVDRGLKPKRKLSDTHSIGSVQEPASPRGAPSVDRKLKPPTPLQEAHMRKTFNPDDERKIRAAPSPSFLPQNAFLSHSLGRSHESLLNRQDNLYVVCSKMQYLDLDLDLDMTNSGSVNKSKPVKENETDTVYKKVDFTKTNAFNLTRNNLEKERQEPVMFKKQ from the exons ATGGCCAAAAGTAGCCAGGAAGTCGTGTTTGAGGGCTGGCTTACGAAATCGCCTCCCGACAAGCGTATCTTTCGAGCG CGATGGAGGAAACGTTACTTCTCGCTGACAAACACTGGAGAACTGCCTGGACAGTATGTGCTCACTTATTACACAGACAGACACTGTAGGAAACTGAAAGGCACCATAAATTTGGATGCATGCGAACAGGTGGACTTGGGACTGGCATTCAGGGAGAAGAATCTCAAACTGGATCATGTGTTTGATATAAAAACGCCCACTAGAACCTACTATTTAGCTGCGGAGACTGAGGAAGAGATGAAGTCTTGGGtggataatatttgtaaagtcTGTGGACTGAAGTCATCTGAGGATGCTG tTTCAGGAACTTTGAATGCGACAGATGATTTTGCTGCCGTTGAAGAGATAGATATGACAACAGAGACTCCCCCTATTTCGCCAGTCAGCACAAATCCTTACATCCCCATTTCAGAATGTATTTCTGGAAAGACGCCAGTTCTCGATCCAAAG ATATTGAACCAGCATGGGCACGACTTCCAAAAACTACTGGAATATAATATGCGAAATTCCTTCTTCCCCAATGACCACCATACGAACGAGGCGTACGACGTGGCGCCCCAGCGAGCCTACATGAACTACGTAAACGACCTACCGGCTGTCCAGAGCGCTCAGTCCCAACATCCCGACCCCCGGTTCTACGATTCCCCGCGTAAGCTGGTACCACCGCACGCGGGCGGCAGTCTCGACTTATCGCGGCACGAGTACAAGAACACTTCACCTCTTCAGAGTCCAACGGATTCGGAGAGCGTCTTCACCGACGACGATTGGGTTCACAACGCTTCCTTCGATAACA acACGTCGAAGAATACAAGGCCGTCGGATTCATCGAACGACATCGAGATTCCTGCTGCCCAGAGATTCGTCAAAGCCGACACGGCGAAAAGTGGGGCCGTTATAGCACCTCCCAGACCGCCAAAACCTGCCCACATCACCCCGAATACACAACCCTGTTACCTGAACTTAAATGTCACGCCTACTAAGTCAAG CACAAACAATGAAGAAGAATCTAAGCCAACCAAGGATTTGGGG CGAGTGGTCGTGTCTGACGAAATGTACGACTTCCCGCGTTCACACAACATCGAAACTGAAACGACTTTACGGGGCACGTCTCAACGGCGCCATTGCTACTCTAACGCAGCGCCCGCCAACGTCGAGGGTACAGTCTTCCGTTACGACATGGCACCGGGGGAGACGACGCCCTCCCTGCACGTCGACGACGACGAACCGAATTCGCCACACTCACAGACGTCGTCGCGTAGCGCCTACTCGAATCTACCGAGTCCCCTGCTGGTGGGCGAACAGACGGGACAACTGATGCCGCCGCCGGCCGTCGACCGGGGACTCAAGCCGAAAAGGAAGCTATCGGACACGCATTCTATTGGCTCGGTGCAGGAGCCAGCCTCCCCCAGGGGTGCACCTTCCGTCGACAGGAAACTAAAGCCTCCAACACCACTTCAA gaggCCCACATGAGGAAGACGTTTAATCCGGATGACGAAAGGAAAATTCGGGCGGCACCGAGTCCCTCATTTTTGCCACAGAATGCGTTCCTGTCGCACAGTTTGGGCCGCTCTCATGAATCTCTGCTGAACCGCCAGGACAACTTGTATGTCGTGTGTAGTAAAATGCAATACTTAGATCTCGATTTAGACCTGGATATGACGAATTCCGGATCTGTTAACAAGTCGAAGCCGGTTAAAGAAAATGAAACCGACACAGTTTACAAAAAGGTGGATTTCACGAAAACGAATGCGTTCAATTTGACACGTAACAATTTGGAAAAAGAAAGGCAGGAGCCAGTTATGTTTAAGAAACAATGA
- the LOC109609407 gene encoding vacuolar-sorting protein SNF8 — MRRRAGLGAIQKQKLEQEKYKDKGNEIQENQFEQMTKQLDVFKTNLEEFASKHKNEIKKNPEFRRQFQEMCSSIGVDPLSSSKGFWSALGIGDFYYELAVQIVEVCLATNDKNGGLISLDELRTRLIRARGRSNKHQEISNDDLLRAAKKLKIFGSGFTIVPIGKGQYMVQSVPGELSMDHSAILQLVSNSEQGFTSVMALCKELNWERERSQKALDHMVNQGLAWIDLQDTYDKMYYFPSLFNACVNSAS; from the coding sequence ATGAGACGAAGAGCTGGTTTAGGTGCAATACAAAAACAGAAACTCGAACAAGAAAAGTACAAGGATAAAGGTAATGAAATCCAGGAGAACCAGTTCGAACAAATGACCAAACAATTGGACGTTTTCAAAACTAACCTCGAAGAATTCGCATCGAAACACAAAAATGAGATCAAGAAGAATCCCGAGTTTCGACGACAGTTTCAAGAAATGTGCTCCAGCATCGGTGTGGATCCGTTGTCATCAAGTAAAGGATTCTGGTCTGCTTTGGGAATCGGCGATTTCTACTATGAGCTCGCGGTGCAAATCGTTGAAGTTTGCCTCGCAACGAACGACAAAAACGGAGGTTTAATCAGCTTAGATGAATTACGAACGCGACTCATAAGGGCCAGAGGCAGAAGTAACAAACACCAAGAAATCTCAAATGATGATTTACTTAGAGCTGctaagaaactaaaaatttttggcAGTGGATTTACTATTGTGCCCATTGGTAAAGGACAATACATGGTTCAGTCAGTTCCTGGTGAATTGAGCATGGATCATAGTGCCATTTTACAATTAGTCTCAAATTCTGAACAAGGATTCACTTCAGTTATGGCATTATGCAAAGAGTTGAATTGGGAAAGAGAACGGTCGCAAAAAGCATTAGATCATATGGTCAATCAAGGATTAGCATGGATTGATTTGCAGGATACTTATGATAAGATGTACTATTTTCCTAGTCTGTTTAATGCCTGTGTTAATTCTGCaagttaa